From the Hylaeus volcanicus isolate JK05 chromosome 4, UHH_iyHylVolc1.0_haploid, whole genome shotgun sequence genome, one window contains:
- the LOC128875768 gene encoding microtubule-associated protein 4 isoform X2, protein MDSQKTANDAAESGSDRGGSMVKSSAALPSGFRARPQGPPGSPRQPLNNGPVGQSQPGGQTQQIRFDGRPPFGPPNSGQFAQHRPYGPPRPPVNSFPQRPPPQNQNPPIILNPRFAPSPTNRPGPQQRLRLTNPGSYQAQQSQRGSQPQQTAQQPQQTPQQPQQTAQQPQQPVFHPQNPQQQAGRSVLAQQQEIAQRHLQRHESLLNIPQQSPSAQKEDKKPTLPRIVIERMADVDDAKKLKQLENSAAKEMRDNTENDDDDDVVMDGNRSPRVDTPKRDELIMSKSPNIGNMIQSPKRPESATINGKMDPKSDEMEKEKLNDKNNAANHKFEKSEREVPESVKNSGSAGADSRLSSAKQVEKADDKSESVKTVDKEKSVSPVPANMQNKLNRLDASHESTLPTKTSSSEQTLKTPTKTQPEEGQKLSPLSRSPDKSRASTPSETIQNQVEQEQKTPSKSVESSRASTPAKKNENNSDQELKTPSKTPDKSRASTPADPKDRADPNQSKSDQELKVPSKSPDKSRSSTPVEPKISQSGEDLKAQDSSSDKSRVSTPMEINQTKDERESKEATLATSPTMNVPAEASDSRKEQKSATDVKSKVEQEPQTKESLQASEELCEKTPTRKESSDSSKCPSPAVGRPSTGESTKRLGDSVTTKVPEKNLSEKLQQDTLAEDSPEAKVDRPPTSSPRPVETANDSSKSSVPQEKVSMAESMLSPAQSSDESVKGFDNGQRRSLSPKSPALSSPQTPVSPKSPANSEKPVNKEEKKTTFVEDPTNQTKDDGKKTPDLKIPSKPTTPNVHGPRTPAGLDKKSEKKLTATSGIQNGNGMDESVQSNVISATNGVDDSPTKKSSSKSKELDKNSTAGSPVKSPSKSIKSLPRTPETPSSTGVQDKKKVPMNKVQVGAAPSPNLKTVRSKIGSLDNASYKPGGGKVKIENRKLDFSKAQPKIAAKNEKYTPSGGDKKISQVKLQWNAKPKVGSLENATYKPGGGDKKIETMKLDFKDKAKPKVGSKDNAKHTPGGGSVKIQTQKIDIKAESKIGSLDNVKHKPGGGDKKIFNDKDYLRQTGSNVESLSGSGSQSPVPPGTMNADKNDLPTSDENLNQEC, encoded by the exons ATGGATTCGCAAAAAACTGCAAACGACGCGGCCGAATCTGGTTCGGACCGTGGAGGAAGTATG GTGAAATCGAGCGCAGCGTTACCATCTGGCTTTCGGGCGAGACCGCAAGGTCCACCTGGATCACCGAGACAGCCCCTAAATAATGGTCCTGTAGGGCAGTCGCAACCTGGTGGACAGACACAGCAAATTCGATTCGACGGTCGTCCTCCTTTCGGCCCACCTAATTCGGGACAATTCGCGCAGCACAGACCTTACGGGCCTCCGAGACCTCCGGTGAACTCCTTTCCCCAGAGACCGCCTCCACAAAATCAAAATCCCCCAATTATACTGAATCCACGTTTCGCTCCGTCGCCAACCAACAGGCCAGGCCCACAGCAACGTCTCAGACTGACGAATCCTGGAAGTTACCAAGCGCAACAGTCACAGAGAGGCTCGCAACCTCAACAAACCGCGCAACAACCTCAACAAACCCCGCAACAACCTCAACAAACCGCGCAACAACCTCAACAACCGGTATTCCATCCTCAGAACCCACAGCAGCAGGCAGGAAGGTCAGTTCTTGCTCAGCAGCAAGAAATCGCGCAACGACACCTACAACGACATGAATCGTTGTTGAACATACCTCAGCAAAGTCCGTCGGCTCAGAAGGAAGACAAAAAACCCACGCTTCCGCGCATAGTAATCGAAAGAATGGCAGATGTCGACGATGCCAAGAAGCTAAAACAATTGGAGAATTCAGCCGCCAAGGAGATGCGTGACAACACAgaaaacgacgacgacgacgacgtggTGATGGACGGGAACCGATCACCCAGGGTCGACACTCCTAAACGAGACGAGTTGATCATGTCGAAATCCCCCAATATAGGTAACATGATCCAGTCCCCGAAGAGACCAGAATCCGCCACGATAAACGGAAAAATGGACCCTAAGTCGGATGAaatggagaaagaaaaattaaatgacaagAACAACGCTGCAAATCACAAATTCGAAAAATCTGAAAGAGAGGTTCCAGAGTCTGTTAAAAATTCAGGCTCCGCGGGAGCAGACAGCAGGCTGTCCTCGGCGAAACAAGTGGAAAAGGCAGACGATAAATCAGAATCGGTGAAAACTGTTGACAAAGAGAAAAGCGTTTCACCAGTTCCTGCCAATATgcaaaacaaattgaatagATTGGACGCCTCCCACGAGTCTACTCTGCCCACGAAGACGTCCTCGAGTGAACAGACCCTGAAGACGCCGACGAAAACGCAGCCGGAAGAGGGTCAAAAGCTATCTCCGTTGTCTAGAAGTCCAGACAAGTCACGAGCGAGCACACCATCGGAAACGATTCAGAATCAAGTAGAACAGGAGCAGAAAACCCCATCGAAGTCTGTGGAGAGCTCGCGCGCGAGTACTCCAGcgaagaagaatgaaaataacagCGATCAGGAGCTGAAGACGCCATCGAAGACACCTGATAAATCTCGCGCGAGTACACCAGCGGATCCAAAGGATCGAGCAGACCCTAATCAAAGTAAAAGTGATCAGGAGTTAAAGGTGCCATCGAAATCTCCGGACAAATCGCGTTCGAGTACGCCTGTCGAGCCCAAGATCAGTCAAAGTGGAGAAGACCTGAAAGCGCAGGACTCATCTTCGGATAAGTCTCGCGTCAGCACACCGATGGAAATTAATCAGACCAAGGATGAACGGGAATCTAAAGAGGCTACCTTGGCGACTAGCCCGACTATGAATGTACCAGCAGAGGCAAGTGATAGTCGAAAGGAGCAAAAATCAGCGACGGATGTCAAGTCTAAAGTGGAACAGGAACCACAGACTAAAGAATCGCTTCAAGCTTCTGAAGAATTGTGCGAGAAAACGCCTACAAGAAAGGAGTCGAGCGATTCTTCCAAGTGTCCTTCTCCTGCAGTTGGCCGTCCTTCGACTGGAGAATCGACTAAACGGCTCGGGGATTCAGTCACAACAAAAGTACCTGAGAAAAATCTTTCAGAGAAGTTGCAGCAGGATACACTGGCTGAGGACTCTCCTGAAGCGAAGGTAGATAGACCTCCTACAAGTTCACCTAGGCCTGTAGAGACCGCGAATGATTCATCCAAGTCTTCAGTGCCTCAAGAGAAAGTATCGATGGCAGAGTCCATGTTGTCTCCTGCCCAATCCTCGGATGAAAGTGTGAAAGGGTTCGATAATGGCCAGAGGAGATCGTTATCGCCAAAATCACCAGCGCTGTCCAGCCCTCAAACGCCTGTTTCTCCGAAGTCACCTGCCAATAGCGAGAAACCAGTTAACAAGGAGGAGAAGAAGACCACTTTCGTCGAAGATCCGACTAATCAGACGAAAGACGATGGCAAAAAGACGcctgatttaaaaattccatccaAACCGACTACGCCTAACGTTCACGGGCCACGTACACCTGCTGGGTTGGATAAGAAATCAGAGAAGAAGCTTACAGCAACTTCAG gAATTCAAAATGGCAATGGAATGGACGAATCGGTGCAGTCCAATGTG ATATCAGCCACAAATGGAGTTGACGATTCGCCAACAAAAAAGTCATCCTCCAAATCAAAAGAactagataaaaattcaacagcTGGATCACCAGTCAAGTCGCCGAGTAAATCAATCAAGTCTCTGCCACGAACACCGGAAACTCCTTCATCGACAGGTGTCCAAGATAAGAAAA AAGTACCAATGAACAAAGTTCAAGTGGGCGCAGCGCCCTCTCCAAATCTAAAAACGGTCCGATCGAAAATCGGCTCGCTGGATAATGCCAGTTACAAACCAGGCGGtggaaaagtgaaaattgaaaataggaAGCTCGACTTCAGCAAGGCGCAGCCGAAGATCGCTgcgaaaaatgagaaatacaCGCCCAGCGGTGGCGATAAGAAg ATCTCTCAAGTTAAGCTTCAATGGAACGCAAAACCAAAAGTTGGATCATTGGAGAACGCGACGTACAAGCCTGGTGGCGGTGACAAGAAAATAGAGACCATGAAGCTTGACTTTAAGGATAAAGCGAAACCAAAAGTCGGCTCCAAAGACAACGCCAAGCATACTCCTGGCGGCGGTAGCGTTAAA ATCCAGACGCAGAAGATCGATATCAAAGCTGAGAGCAAAATTGGATCCTTGGATAACGTGAAGCATAAGCCAGGCGGCGGtgataaaaagattttcaacgATAAGGATTACCTTCGACAGACTGGTTCAAATGTAGAAAGCCTCAGTGGCAGTGGATCACAG
- the LOC128875768 gene encoding microtubule-associated protein tau isoform X1 — MDSQKTANDAAESGSDRGGSMVKSSAALPSGFRARPQGPPGSPRQPLNNGPVGQSQPGGQTQQIRFDGRPPFGPPNSGQFAQHRPYGPPRPPVNSFPQRPPPQNQNPPIILNPRFAPSPTNRPGPQQRLRLTNPGSYQAQQSQRGSQPQQTAQQPQQTPQQPQQTAQQPQQPVFHPQNPQQQAGRSVLAQQQEIAQRHLQRHESLLNIPQQSPSAQKEDKKPTLPRIVIERMADVDDAKKLKQLENSAAKEMRDNTENDDDDDVVMDGNRSPRVDTPKRDELIMSKSPNIGNMIQSPKRPESATINGKMDPKSDEMEKEKLNDKNNAANHKFEKSEREVPESVKNSGSAGADSRLSSAKQVEKADDKSESVKTVDKEKSVSPVPANMQNKLNRLDASHESTLPTKTSSSEQTLKTPTKTQPEEGQKLSPLSRSPDKSRASTPSETIQNQVEQEQKTPSKSVESSRASTPAKKNENNSDQELKTPSKTPDKSRASTPADPKDRADPNQSKSDQELKVPSKSPDKSRSSTPVEPKISQSGEDLKAQDSSSDKSRVSTPMEINQTKDERESKEATLATSPTMNVPAEASDSRKEQKSATDVKSKVEQEPQTKESLQASEELCEKTPTRKESSDSSKCPSPAVGRPSTGESTKRLGDSVTTKVPEKNLSEKLQQDTLAEDSPEAKVDRPPTSSPRPVETANDSSKSSVPQEKVSMAESMLSPAQSSDESVKGFDNGQRRSLSPKSPALSSPQTPVSPKSPANSEKPVNKEEKKTTFVEDPTNQTKDDGKKTPDLKIPSKPTTPNVHGPRTPAGLDKKSEKKLTATSGIQNGNGMDESVQSNVISATNGVDDSPTKKSSSKSKELDKNSTAGSPVKSPSKSIKSLPRTPETPSSTGVQDKKKVPMNKVQVGAAPSPNLKTVRSKIGSLDNASYKPGGGKVKIENRKLDFSKAQPKIAAKNEKYTPSGGDKKISQVKLQWNAKPKVGSLENATYKPGGGDKKIETMKLDFKDKAKPKVGSKDNAKHTPGGGSVKSSATPPKTPQDTSNNIQTQKIDIKAESKIGSLDNVKHKPGGGDKKIFNDKDYLRQTGSNVESLSGSGSQSPVPPGTMNADKNDLPTSDENLNQEC, encoded by the exons ATGGATTCGCAAAAAACTGCAAACGACGCGGCCGAATCTGGTTCGGACCGTGGAGGAAGTATG GTGAAATCGAGCGCAGCGTTACCATCTGGCTTTCGGGCGAGACCGCAAGGTCCACCTGGATCACCGAGACAGCCCCTAAATAATGGTCCTGTAGGGCAGTCGCAACCTGGTGGACAGACACAGCAAATTCGATTCGACGGTCGTCCTCCTTTCGGCCCACCTAATTCGGGACAATTCGCGCAGCACAGACCTTACGGGCCTCCGAGACCTCCGGTGAACTCCTTTCCCCAGAGACCGCCTCCACAAAATCAAAATCCCCCAATTATACTGAATCCACGTTTCGCTCCGTCGCCAACCAACAGGCCAGGCCCACAGCAACGTCTCAGACTGACGAATCCTGGAAGTTACCAAGCGCAACAGTCACAGAGAGGCTCGCAACCTCAACAAACCGCGCAACAACCTCAACAAACCCCGCAACAACCTCAACAAACCGCGCAACAACCTCAACAACCGGTATTCCATCCTCAGAACCCACAGCAGCAGGCAGGAAGGTCAGTTCTTGCTCAGCAGCAAGAAATCGCGCAACGACACCTACAACGACATGAATCGTTGTTGAACATACCTCAGCAAAGTCCGTCGGCTCAGAAGGAAGACAAAAAACCCACGCTTCCGCGCATAGTAATCGAAAGAATGGCAGATGTCGACGATGCCAAGAAGCTAAAACAATTGGAGAATTCAGCCGCCAAGGAGATGCGTGACAACACAgaaaacgacgacgacgacgacgtggTGATGGACGGGAACCGATCACCCAGGGTCGACACTCCTAAACGAGACGAGTTGATCATGTCGAAATCCCCCAATATAGGTAACATGATCCAGTCCCCGAAGAGACCAGAATCCGCCACGATAAACGGAAAAATGGACCCTAAGTCGGATGAaatggagaaagaaaaattaaatgacaagAACAACGCTGCAAATCACAAATTCGAAAAATCTGAAAGAGAGGTTCCAGAGTCTGTTAAAAATTCAGGCTCCGCGGGAGCAGACAGCAGGCTGTCCTCGGCGAAACAAGTGGAAAAGGCAGACGATAAATCAGAATCGGTGAAAACTGTTGACAAAGAGAAAAGCGTTTCACCAGTTCCTGCCAATATgcaaaacaaattgaatagATTGGACGCCTCCCACGAGTCTACTCTGCCCACGAAGACGTCCTCGAGTGAACAGACCCTGAAGACGCCGACGAAAACGCAGCCGGAAGAGGGTCAAAAGCTATCTCCGTTGTCTAGAAGTCCAGACAAGTCACGAGCGAGCACACCATCGGAAACGATTCAGAATCAAGTAGAACAGGAGCAGAAAACCCCATCGAAGTCTGTGGAGAGCTCGCGCGCGAGTACTCCAGcgaagaagaatgaaaataacagCGATCAGGAGCTGAAGACGCCATCGAAGACACCTGATAAATCTCGCGCGAGTACACCAGCGGATCCAAAGGATCGAGCAGACCCTAATCAAAGTAAAAGTGATCAGGAGTTAAAGGTGCCATCGAAATCTCCGGACAAATCGCGTTCGAGTACGCCTGTCGAGCCCAAGATCAGTCAAAGTGGAGAAGACCTGAAAGCGCAGGACTCATCTTCGGATAAGTCTCGCGTCAGCACACCGATGGAAATTAATCAGACCAAGGATGAACGGGAATCTAAAGAGGCTACCTTGGCGACTAGCCCGACTATGAATGTACCAGCAGAGGCAAGTGATAGTCGAAAGGAGCAAAAATCAGCGACGGATGTCAAGTCTAAAGTGGAACAGGAACCACAGACTAAAGAATCGCTTCAAGCTTCTGAAGAATTGTGCGAGAAAACGCCTACAAGAAAGGAGTCGAGCGATTCTTCCAAGTGTCCTTCTCCTGCAGTTGGCCGTCCTTCGACTGGAGAATCGACTAAACGGCTCGGGGATTCAGTCACAACAAAAGTACCTGAGAAAAATCTTTCAGAGAAGTTGCAGCAGGATACACTGGCTGAGGACTCTCCTGAAGCGAAGGTAGATAGACCTCCTACAAGTTCACCTAGGCCTGTAGAGACCGCGAATGATTCATCCAAGTCTTCAGTGCCTCAAGAGAAAGTATCGATGGCAGAGTCCATGTTGTCTCCTGCCCAATCCTCGGATGAAAGTGTGAAAGGGTTCGATAATGGCCAGAGGAGATCGTTATCGCCAAAATCACCAGCGCTGTCCAGCCCTCAAACGCCTGTTTCTCCGAAGTCACCTGCCAATAGCGAGAAACCAGTTAACAAGGAGGAGAAGAAGACCACTTTCGTCGAAGATCCGACTAATCAGACGAAAGACGATGGCAAAAAGACGcctgatttaaaaattccatccaAACCGACTACGCCTAACGTTCACGGGCCACGTACACCTGCTGGGTTGGATAAGAAATCAGAGAAGAAGCTTACAGCAACTTCAG gAATTCAAAATGGCAATGGAATGGACGAATCGGTGCAGTCCAATGTG ATATCAGCCACAAATGGAGTTGACGATTCGCCAACAAAAAAGTCATCCTCCAAATCAAAAGAactagataaaaattcaacagcTGGATCACCAGTCAAGTCGCCGAGTAAATCAATCAAGTCTCTGCCACGAACACCGGAAACTCCTTCATCGACAGGTGTCCAAGATAAGAAAA AAGTACCAATGAACAAAGTTCAAGTGGGCGCAGCGCCCTCTCCAAATCTAAAAACGGTCCGATCGAAAATCGGCTCGCTGGATAATGCCAGTTACAAACCAGGCGGtggaaaagtgaaaattgaaaataggaAGCTCGACTTCAGCAAGGCGCAGCCGAAGATCGCTgcgaaaaatgagaaatacaCGCCCAGCGGTGGCGATAAGAAg ATCTCTCAAGTTAAGCTTCAATGGAACGCAAAACCAAAAGTTGGATCATTGGAGAACGCGACGTACAAGCCTGGTGGCGGTGACAAGAAAATAGAGACCATGAAGCTTGACTTTAAGGATAAAGCGAAACCAAAAGTCGGCTCCAAAGACAACGCCAAGCATACTCCTGGCGGCGGTAGCGTTAAA TCATCGGCAACGCCACCTAAGACGCCACAGGATACGAGCAATAAC ATCCAGACGCAGAAGATCGATATCAAAGCTGAGAGCAAAATTGGATCCTTGGATAACGTGAAGCATAAGCCAGGCGGCGGtgataaaaagattttcaacgATAAGGATTACCTTCGACAGACTGGTTCAAATGTAGAAAGCCTCAGTGGCAGTGGATCACAG